TGAGTTTTCAAAAGAGATTAGGATAAGTATGGCAAAAAATTCTTTTATGGATAAGCATAAAGCGCCAGCTCCTATAATCATACAAGTTTTAAAAGGCTCTATAATATTTAAAAGCGACAATCAAGAAGTAAGACTAGATGAGTTTGACTTGATAACATTAAAAGCGGGTGTAGAACATTCTCTTTTAGCTTTGGAAGATTCTATCATCAGACTTAGTCTTTCAAAAATAGATAATGAAAGCCGCGTATTTAAGGTTGTGGGCTAAATCAAAAGATTAGTCCACCTTCTTGCATATCTATAGCGTTTATTTGTTGTTTTGGAAGTGGCGAAGTATCTGTATATATGGCGTCATTTCCTTCATAAATCTTATGATAAACC
The sequence above is a segment of the Campylobacter hyointestinalis subsp. lawsonii genome. Coding sequences within it:
- a CDS encoding cupin domain-containing protein encodes the protein MEKIIFKTSLFEGVKAIKLVESEFSKEIRISMAKNSFMDKHKAPAPIIIQVLKGSIIFKSDNQEVRLDEFDLITLKAGVEHSLLALEDSIIRLSLSKIDNESRVFKVVG